Proteins from a single region of Belliella baltica DSM 15883:
- a CDS encoding WG repeat-containing protein, translating to MKLIKYLTGILMIAGTLASVSVKGQTWEIYDHNFKLKSRIAFDHIKILSESVRVSTANNQLRLLSKEYKPFFDLKGESVYQYLEPWIIVKGPKGKGAFHEYGEEIFAPEYDEILLFYTRVLAQKGNKFWLYDRMNRKTEMIGEFDFAELTKNGQIIGKNTEGYFLPLSQNPNKVYNHLREINENFIISKESTGFGLINREGEYILEPIIDEMTYLEEDYFYAYDGNQYMLIKAREERADIKYTSYHKITLEDNMMLEYIHGKLRRVMKNDGILLDMVGMEKVNKVGNNKFNVISRDNKVGLLGENGWEVNLASGLEQIFPGSDNLYPSIKSGKYGFINKSGNWTVAHRFDEVDLFSEGLAAIKILGKWGYVNTQDQVVIEPEYDAAGKFNRGFSIVKKNGKSHLINQMGEIIEGNAFDQILSLPDNYFITEEDGVFGLIDSGGKEIIAPQFDEIRKEARDIILVRKGEKYGIMDEKGNYVLPLYYKNILFDQASKLILAEDMYIAPVLKEEEKSNKRKRAD from the coding sequence ATGAAATTAATTAAGTATTTGACAGGTATACTAATGATTGCGGGAACATTAGCATCTGTATCTGTCAAAGGTCAAACATGGGAAATATATGACCACAATTTTAAGCTAAAATCAAGAATTGCTTTTGATCATATCAAGATTTTGAGTGAATCGGTTAGGGTAAGTACAGCAAATAATCAACTTCGCCTTTTGAGTAAGGAATACAAACCATTTTTTGATCTTAAAGGAGAGTCTGTATATCAATATTTAGAACCTTGGATTATCGTAAAAGGACCTAAAGGAAAAGGTGCATTTCACGAATATGGAGAAGAAATTTTCGCCCCAGAATATGATGAAATTCTATTGTTCTACACCAGAGTTCTTGCTCAAAAAGGAAATAAATTCTGGTTATATGACAGAATGAATAGGAAAACAGAAATGATTGGGGAATTTGACTTTGCTGAGCTCACAAAAAATGGTCAAATAATAGGAAAAAACACAGAAGGGTATTTCCTTCCACTTTCTCAAAACCCAAATAAAGTTTACAATCACTTGCGAGAAATCAACGAAAACTTTATCATCTCGAAAGAATCTACAGGTTTTGGCTTAATCAATAGAGAAGGGGAATATATTCTAGAACCCATTATTGATGAAATGACTTATTTGGAAGAGGACTATTTTTATGCTTACGATGGAAATCAATATATGCTGATCAAAGCCCGTGAGGAACGTGCTGATATCAAATATACTAGCTATCATAAGATTACTTTAGAAGATAACATGATGTTAGAATACATCCATGGCAAACTCCGCAGGGTAATGAAAAACGACGGTATCTTACTAGACATGGTAGGCATGGAAAAAGTCAATAAAGTTGGAAATAATAAATTTAACGTAATCTCTAGAGATAATAAAGTAGGCTTGCTAGGAGAAAATGGTTGGGAAGTCAATCTTGCCTCAGGTTTAGAGCAGATTTTTCCAGGAAGTGACAACCTATACCCATCTATCAAATCAGGAAAATATGGTTTTATAAATAAAAGTGGGAACTGGACAGTTGCCCATAGATTTGATGAAGTAGATCTATTTTCAGAAGGTTTAGCTGCCATAAAAATCCTAGGCAAATGGGGCTATGTTAATACTCAAGACCAAGTTGTCATCGAACCGGAATATGATGCTGCTGGAAAGTTCAATAGAGGATTTTCTATTGTAAAGAAGAATGGAAAAAGTCATTTGATAAATCAGATGGGAGAAATCATTGAAGGCAATGCCTTTGACCAAATCTTGAGCCTTCCAGACAATTATTTTATCACCGAAGAAGATGGGGTTTTTGGTTTGATTGATTCCGGTGGGAAAGAAATAATTGCTCCACAATTTGATGAAATCAGAAAAGAAGCTCGTGATATTATTCTAGTCAGAAAAGGTGAAAAATATGGAATCATGGATGAAAAAGGGAATTATGTACTCCCCCTATACTACAAAAACATTTTATTTGATCAAGCTTCTAAATTAATTTTGGCAGAAGACATGTACATTGCACCCGTTTTGAAAGAAGAAGAGAAGAGTAACAAAAGAAAACGAGCAGATTAA
- a CDS encoding UDP-2,3-diacylglucosamine diphosphatase, which yields MNIQLHQKKVFFASDFHLGAPDEKTSKIREEKIVRWLTSIQNEAEAIFLVGDIFDFWFEYDKVVPKGFIRFLGKLAELRDKNIPIIFFTGNHDLWMKDYFTNELGIPVHHHPIELVIENKKFLIGHGDGLGPGDETYKLLKKGFMNPFLQWIFKWIHPDLGIRIAQAWSGKSRISNLEKNENDFKGNQEWLWEYCKGINNNTHFDYYIFGHRHLPLELEVGSTSTYINLGEWVSQNTFGEFDGEKMLLKTFEK from the coding sequence ATGAATATTCAACTGCATCAAAAGAAAGTGTTTTTTGCTTCAGATTTTCACCTTGGAGCTCCCGACGAAAAGACGAGTAAAATTAGAGAAGAGAAGATCGTCCGTTGGCTGACAAGTATTCAAAATGAAGCAGAAGCTATTTTCTTAGTGGGTGATATCTTTGACTTTTGGTTTGAATATGATAAGGTAGTTCCCAAAGGTTTCATTCGTTTTTTAGGAAAGCTTGCTGAATTGAGAGACAAAAATATCCCCATCATTTTTTTTACAGGAAATCATGACCTTTGGATGAAAGATTACTTTACAAATGAACTTGGAATCCCAGTCCATCATCATCCAATTGAGTTAGTCATTGAAAATAAGAAATTTCTAATCGGTCATGGTGATGGATTAGGCCCAGGAGATGAAACCTATAAATTGTTAAAAAAGGGCTTTATGAATCCTTTTCTTCAATGGATATTCAAATGGATACATCCTGATTTAGGCATTAGAATTGCACAAGCTTGGTCAGGAAAGAGCCGGATTTCTAATCTTGAAAAGAATGAAAACGACTTCAAAGGAAATCAAGAATGGCTTTGGGAATATTGTAAGGGCATAAATAATAACACACATTTTGATTACTACATATTCGGACATAGACATTTGCCATTAGAATTAGAGGTGGGTAGCACTTCCACATATATCAACTTAGGAGAATGGGTAAGTCAAAATACTTTTGGTGAATTTGATGGCGAAAAAATGTTACTTAAGACATTTGAAAAATGA
- a CDS encoding FKBP-type peptidyl-prolyl cis-trans isomerase, giving the protein MSLASKGNSVKVHYTGKLKSGVVFDSSENREPLQFVLGDGNMIKGFDTAVHGMKVGEAKSVTIPTDEAYGVKRDDMLVDIPRAEVPENISPEIGMDLTLQGPQGQPMPVKVVHVDEEKITLDANHPLAGEDLIFDITLVEID; this is encoded by the coding sequence ATGTCATTAGCAAGTAAAGGAAATTCGGTAAAAGTACACTACACAGGGAAATTGAAAAGTGGAGTAGTCTTCGATTCTTCAGAAAATAGAGAACCGCTTCAGTTTGTCTTAGGTGATGGAAATATGATTAAAGGTTTTGATACTGCGGTTCATGGAATGAAAGTAGGAGAAGCTAAAAGTGTTACAATCCCAACAGATGAGGCTTATGGTGTTAAGAGAGATGATATGTTGGTGGACATACCTAGAGCAGAAGTGCCAGAAAATATTTCTCCTGAAATAGGAATGGATTTGACACTTCAAGGGCCTCAAGGTCAGCCAATGCCAGTAAAGGTTGTTCATGTAGATGAAGAAAAAATCACATTAGATGCAAATCATCCCCTAGCTGGTGAGGATTTGATTTTTGATATTACTCTAGTAGAGATCGATTAA
- a CDS encoding sigma-54-dependent transcriptional regulator has product MDNQQLGKILIIDDNEDLLFAAKMHLKKFAKEVTIEKDPRRIPFLVNNNSYDVILLDMNFTEDTTSGKEGFHWLQQIKEIDPKAVVILITAFGDVEMAVKALKEGASDFVLKPWQNEKLLATLTSASRLKESYDQVDKLSKKQKQLQSDLKKPYSDIIGTSASMKNIFSIIDKVAQTDANVLILGENGTGKELIARAIHDRSLRKDDIFVGVDMGSITETLFESELFGHKRGAFTDAKDDRAGRFEIADNGTLFLDEIGNLSMPLQSKLLTVLQRREVTRIGTNKAIPVDIRLICATNMHVHEMVMENTFRQDLLYRINTVEIFLPPLRERLDDIPLLADHFLKVYAQKYRKDFKGFKATAMQLLQQYNWPGNIRELQHAIERAIIMAEGDELDSRDFFFLSSKPTNDKIATPASYNLDEVEKNVIQKAIDKNGGNISKAAKELGLTRASLYRRLEKYGL; this is encoded by the coding sequence ATGGATAATCAGCAATTAGGAAAAATCCTCATCATCGACGATAACGAAGACTTATTGTTTGCAGCAAAGATGCACTTAAAAAAGTTTGCAAAAGAAGTTACCATTGAAAAAGATCCAAGGAGAATTCCTTTTTTAGTCAATAACAACAGTTACGATGTGATCTTATTGGACATGAATTTCACTGAAGATACTACTTCTGGAAAAGAGGGTTTTCATTGGCTTCAGCAAATCAAAGAAATAGATCCTAAAGCAGTTGTCATTCTGATTACCGCATTTGGCGATGTAGAAATGGCTGTAAAAGCCCTGAAAGAGGGCGCTTCTGATTTTGTCCTCAAACCATGGCAAAACGAGAAACTGCTTGCCACTTTAACTTCAGCGAGCAGATTGAAAGAAAGCTATGATCAAGTAGACAAACTCTCCAAAAAACAAAAGCAACTACAATCCGATTTGAAAAAGCCTTATTCAGACATCATTGGCACAAGTGCTTCTATGAAAAACATTTTTTCAATAATCGATAAAGTAGCACAAACTGATGCCAACGTTTTGATTTTAGGAGAAAATGGAACAGGAAAAGAACTCATCGCAAGAGCTATACATGATAGGTCTTTGAGAAAAGATGATATTTTTGTTGGAGTGGATATGGGTTCTATAACCGAAACACTATTTGAAAGTGAGTTATTCGGACATAAGCGTGGAGCATTTACAGACGCCAAAGATGACAGAGCTGGCCGTTTTGAAATTGCTGATAATGGTACTCTATTCTTGGACGAAATTGGGAATTTAAGTATGCCATTACAATCGAAGTTACTGACAGTCTTACAAAGAAGAGAAGTGACAAGAATAGGTACAAATAAAGCCATTCCTGTAGATATCAGGTTGATCTGTGCGACGAATATGCATGTACATGAAATGGTCATGGAAAATACTTTCCGTCAAGATTTACTGTATAGAATCAATACAGTGGAAATATTCCTCCCTCCTTTGAGAGAGCGTTTGGATGATATTCCGCTTTTGGCAGATCACTTTCTCAAGGTTTATGCACAGAAATACCGAAAGGATTTCAAAGGCTTTAAGGCAACAGCCATGCAGCTTTTGCAGCAATATAACTGGCCGGGAAATATCAGAGAACTTCAACATGCCATTGAAAGAGCAATCATAATGGCCGAGGGGGATGAACTTGATAGTAGAGACTTCTTCTTCCTTTCTTCCAAACCCACTAATGACAAAATTGCTACTCCAGCTTCATACAATCTCGACGAAGTAGAGAAAAATGTAATTCAAAAAGCGATTGATAAAAATGGGGGGAATATTTCCAAAGCAGCGAAAGAATTGGGATTAACGAGAGCATCTCTTTATAGAAGATTAGAAAAATATGGATTATAA
- a CDS encoding sensor histidine kinase, whose translation MDYKIGLVGRIILLAISLFFLSYFILNGAGVFAISLFIILILAQTIFLLSYAESSFKKVRMFLDNIKQDDFTSLFPVKFDGTETDDLHIEFNAILAKLKEDQAEKEANYQYFRSVFQHLSIGLITFEESGKIQILNTAAKRMLNITQLNEISEIKAVNQELDQAIHNLRTGGSELIKIAHPDGIMQLSVYVIELLMRDVKIKLVSLQNIQSELEEKEMEAWQNLVKILTHEIMNSIAPISSLASTIKGDIEQKMDDEANVESSDLEDYLMGISTIEKRSEGLINFVSDFRSLAHIPTPKFQTINIKKLFMQLETLMQNQFEANQILTKCTVEPNDLILFGDQNLIEQVLINLIHNGIHAMQDAVSKVLSIDAFIDESGKIIIEVSDTGKGIEEEALSKIFIPFFTTKSKGSGIGLSLSKQIMRRHKGNIQVRSKLGEGTTFKLIFNA comes from the coding sequence ATGGATTATAAAATTGGCTTAGTTGGTAGAATTATCCTACTTGCTATATCGTTATTTTTTCTTTCCTACTTCATTCTGAATGGTGCAGGTGTTTTTGCCATTTCTTTATTTATCATCCTGATTTTGGCTCAGACAATCTTCTTGCTAAGCTATGCGGAAAGTTCCTTCAAAAAAGTCCGTATGTTTCTTGACAACATCAAGCAAGACGATTTTACCTCTCTTTTTCCTGTAAAATTTGATGGAACAGAGACTGATGACCTACATATAGAGTTCAATGCTATTCTAGCAAAGCTAAAAGAAGATCAAGCCGAAAAAGAAGCCAATTATCAATATTTCAGATCTGTTTTCCAGCATTTAAGTATTGGGTTGATCACTTTTGAGGAAAGTGGTAAAATTCAAATTCTCAACACTGCCGCCAAGAGAATGCTGAATATTACCCAACTCAATGAGATCTCGGAAATAAAAGCAGTTAATCAGGAGCTGGATCAAGCAATTCACAATCTTCGAACAGGTGGAAGTGAGTTGATCAAAATTGCGCACCCTGACGGAATCATGCAGCTATCCGTTTATGTGATTGAATTACTGATGCGAGATGTAAAAATAAAGCTGGTATCCCTGCAAAATATCCAAAGTGAACTGGAAGAAAAAGAGATGGAAGCTTGGCAAAACCTTGTCAAAATCCTGACTCACGAAATCATGAATTCCATCGCTCCAATTTCTTCCTTGGCCTCAACCATCAAAGGAGATATTGAGCAAAAAATGGATGATGAAGCCAATGTAGAGTCTTCCGATTTGGAAGATTATTTGATGGGAATCAGTACGATCGAGAAGCGAAGTGAAGGATTGATTAATTTTGTTAGTGATTTTAGAAGTTTGGCTCACATTCCAACTCCAAAATTCCAAACCATCAATATCAAGAAGCTCTTTATGCAATTAGAGACCTTGATGCAAAATCAATTTGAAGCCAATCAGATTCTAACCAAATGTACTGTGGAGCCCAATGATTTGATCTTGTTTGGAGATCAAAATCTAATAGAGCAAGTTCTTATCAACTTAATTCATAATGGAATTCATGCCATGCAGGACGCTGTGTCGAAAGTGCTTTCCATTGATGCGTTTATTGATGAATCCGGAAAGATAATTATAGAAGTTTCAGATACTGGAAAAGGAATAGAAGAAGAAGCGCTATCTAAAATCTTCATTCCTTTCTTCACTACAAAAAGTAAAGGCTCTGGAATCGGACTTAGCCTTTCTAAACAAATCATGAGAAGACACAAGGGGAATATTCAGGTTCGCTCAAAACTTGGAGAAGGAACTACCTTCAAATTGATATTCAACGCCTAA
- a CDS encoding UDP-2,3-diacylglucosamine diphosphatase, translating to MKTNFKTIVISDVHLGTKGSKAKEASRFLKQYSCENLILNGDIIDGWQLKKSGSWKRKHTRFFNRMLKMIEQENTKVFYLRGNHDDFLDQILPLQIGNLSILSDMIYESNGKKYFITHGDIFDSVTSNFRWIAYLGDIGYTFLLWLNRLVNYHRRKRGLAYFSLSQYVKGKVKSAVSYIDQYEEELAKMAKAKKCDGIICGHIHKAENRMIDGIEYLNSGDWVETMSALAEDHDGNWQLIYYNELDFSKKTEEVPTPNYQIVAPCNNQDYRTVAFNKPNDDILPPFR from the coding sequence TTGAAAACAAATTTCAAAACAATCGTAATCTCAGATGTCCACCTTGGCACCAAAGGTTCTAAGGCAAAAGAAGCTTCAAGATTTTTGAAGCAATACAGCTGTGAAAATCTTATCCTCAATGGTGACATCATTGATGGTTGGCAATTGAAGAAATCAGGTTCTTGGAAAAGAAAACACACTCGATTCTTTAATAGAATGCTCAAAATGATTGAGCAGGAAAACACGAAAGTTTTTTATTTACGTGGAAATCATGATGACTTTTTAGATCAAATCCTTCCGCTTCAGATAGGAAATCTGTCAATTCTTTCAGATATGATTTATGAATCAAATGGAAAAAAATATTTTATCACGCACGGAGATATTTTTGATAGTGTCACGTCAAATTTTAGATGGATTGCCTATTTAGGTGATATCGGTTACACTTTTTTATTATGGTTGAATAGATTGGTGAATTATCATCGTAGAAAAAGAGGTTTAGCCTATTTTTCTCTAAGCCAATATGTCAAAGGAAAAGTAAAATCGGCTGTTTCTTACATCGATCAGTATGAAGAAGAGCTTGCTAAGATGGCCAAAGCAAAAAAATGTGATGGCATTATCTGCGGTCATATTCATAAGGCAGAAAACCGAATGATTGATGGTATTGAATATTTGAATTCTGGAGATTGGGTTGAGACGATGAGTGCATTGGCTGAAGATCATGATGGAAACTGGCAATTGATTTATTACAATGAACTAGACTTTAGCAAAAAAACAGAAGAAGTACCTACTCCGAATTATCAGATCGTAGCACCATGCAACAATCAGGATTATCGAACAGTAGCTTTCAATAAGCCTAACGATGATATATTACCACCATTCAGATAA
- a CDS encoding glycosyltransferase family protein, giving the protein MIYYHHSDKKMKFLFIVQGEGRGHMTQAIALADFLENAGHQIVATCIGKSKRRVIPSFVYENLNSPIHLFESPNFETDANQKKILLGKTILTNFLKISSFQKSLGKIDALVKELEPDVIVNFYDLLGGIYNLIFRPKAQFWVIGHQYMIHHSEFQFAKAKGLEKQLFKLNTALTAMGADRVFGLSFIVLENVPNSKFKVIPPLLRKAIFELEIQEGDFILTYMVNPGYGEEVIRFAEENPKIMIEAFWDKNGVEKIYQPSPNLTFHQVDDKLFLQKMASCKGLICTAGFESICEAMYIGKPVMMIPVAGQYEQACNAIDAVAAGAGISHHEFDFRIFDHYLSTHEFEENEMHTWVNSLPQSIKEEIHALEAKSKHRGSTFSPRWKINLGSEWG; this is encoded by the coding sequence ATGATATATTACCACCATTCAGATAAGAAGATGAAGTTTTTGTTTATCGTTCAGGGAGAAGGAAGAGGGCACATGACACAAGCCATTGCTTTGGCTGATTTCCTCGAAAATGCTGGGCATCAAATCGTTGCCACTTGCATCGGTAAAAGCAAGAGAAGAGTAATTCCATCGTTTGTTTACGAAAATCTAAACTCTCCCATTCATCTTTTCGAAAGTCCAAATTTCGAGACTGATGCAAACCAAAAGAAGATCTTGTTGGGAAAAACGATCCTTACAAACTTTCTTAAAATTTCCAGCTTCCAAAAAAGTCTAGGAAAAATTGATGCTTTGGTTAAGGAGTTAGAACCTGACGTAATTGTCAATTTTTATGACCTTCTTGGTGGGATATACAATTTGATTTTTCGTCCAAAAGCTCAATTTTGGGTTATCGGTCATCAATACATGATTCATCATTCAGAGTTTCAGTTTGCGAAGGCCAAAGGGCTTGAAAAGCAACTTTTCAAGCTGAACACAGCACTCACTGCTATGGGAGCCGATAGGGTTTTCGGATTGTCATTTATTGTATTAGAAAATGTTCCTAATTCAAAATTCAAGGTAATTCCACCACTTCTTCGAAAAGCTATCTTTGAATTGGAAATTCAGGAAGGTGATTTTATTCTCACTTATATGGTCAATCCAGGCTATGGAGAAGAAGTAATTCGCTTTGCTGAAGAAAACCCGAAAATCATGATTGAGGCTTTTTGGGATAAAAATGGTGTAGAGAAAATTTATCAGCCATCACCAAATTTGACATTTCACCAAGTCGATGACAAACTTTTCTTACAAAAAATGGCAAGCTGTAAAGGGCTCATTTGTACAGCAGGATTTGAATCGATATGCGAGGCCATGTATATCGGCAAACCCGTCATGATGATTCCTGTAGCCGGTCAATACGAACAAGCTTGTAACGCCATAGATGCTGTGGCAGCTGGAGCAGGAATAAGTCATCATGAATTTGATTTCAGAATTTTTGATCATTACCTATCAACGCATGAATTTGAAGAGAACGAGATGCATACTTGGGTCAATTCACTTCCCCAATCTATCAAAGAAGAGATTCACGCTTTAGAAGCGAAATCAAAACACAGAGGATCAACATTTTCTCCAAGATGGAAAATTAATTTAGGAAGTGAATGGGGCTAA
- a CDS encoding MGH1-like glycoside hydrolase domain-containing protein gives MNIEKQRLQEDKERIKRWKKWGPYLTERQWGTVREDYSKDGSAWDNVTHEDARSKAYRWGEEGIGGISDHKQKMCVSWAFWNGKDPLIKERLFGLTGNQGNHGEDVKELYYYLDSTPTHSYMKMLYKYPQQEFPYADLVFENRKRGKKDREYELIDTGVFDDDAYFDIFIEYAKKDVEDIVGKATIHNRGNEDAEIWVMPTIWFRKTWFTGHEPFIPKLSKIDDKRIKAFTPKSGNYFFTFDGEPELKFCDNETNRERLYHIPNEKKFLKDGINDYVVEGDDSHLNPENFGTKAAAIYKLTVPAKGSVEVKFRMMHQSAEGAIQLCEEILQERRKDADEFYQEIQKTIDDEDMRRIQRQAFGGMMWGKQFYYYNVERWLNGDAGRYIPPAERKKGRNHQWRHLQNYDIISMPDKWEYPWYAAWDLAFHCIPIARIDPDFAKDQLILLLNEWYMHPNGQMPAYEWNFSDVNPPVHAYAVERVYQIDKKMNGGVGDQEFLERALHKLMLNFTWWVNRKDNDGKNIFEGGFLGLDNISLIDRSHAALYKGKLEQADATSWMAMFSLNMLRISLDLCEYNKTYQYTATKFLEHFLYIAGAMNNISGENISLWDDEDNFFFDIFHMPGKEPKVMKVKSIVGIIPFFAVEPIREEMFENLPEFKKRMEFFLKEKPKLASLVTSWTQPGQDKRRLFALLRGHRMKSILEKMLDSDEFLSEFGIRSLSKFHEKNPYSMRINGDVSTISYIPGESDSLMFGGNSNWRGPIWFPINYLIIESLKRYDFYYGGEFSIEYPTGSGNFLTMDLIAKELSYRCMKIFMKDENGHRPFNGDNKKIQEDPHFKDHILFYEYFHGDNGRGLGASHQTGWTGLVAEMIYKFHKIEEKESHATPLFRI, from the coding sequence ATGAATATAGAAAAACAAAGGCTCCAAGAGGACAAAGAGAGAATTAAACGCTGGAAGAAGTGGGGCCCATATTTGACAGAAAGACAGTGGGGAACGGTTAGGGAAGATTATAGCAAAGATGGTTCTGCTTGGGACAATGTGACCCATGAGGATGCACGAAGCAAAGCCTATAGATGGGGTGAGGAAGGAATAGGTGGCATCAGCGACCATAAGCAAAAAATGTGTGTGAGTTGGGCTTTTTGGAATGGGAAAGATCCTCTTATCAAAGAAAGACTTTTTGGCTTAACTGGTAATCAAGGCAATCATGGTGAAGATGTAAAAGAGCTTTATTATTACCTCGACAGCACGCCAACTCATAGTTATATGAAAATGCTCTACAAATACCCTCAGCAAGAATTCCCTTATGCTGACTTGGTATTTGAAAATCGAAAAAGAGGTAAAAAAGATAGAGAATACGAATTAATTGATACCGGTGTCTTTGATGATGATGCTTATTTTGACATATTCATTGAGTATGCTAAAAAAGATGTAGAAGACATTGTAGGAAAAGCAACAATTCACAATCGAGGTAATGAAGATGCTGAAATCTGGGTTATGCCAACTATTTGGTTTAGAAAAACTTGGTTTACAGGTCATGAACCATTTATACCCAAACTCAGCAAAATCGATGACAAGAGAATCAAAGCTTTCACTCCAAAAAGCGGCAATTACTTTTTCACTTTTGATGGAGAGCCTGAATTAAAGTTTTGTGATAACGAAACCAATAGAGAGCGACTTTACCATATCCCTAATGAAAAAAAATTCCTCAAAGATGGCATTAATGATTATGTCGTAGAAGGTGATGACAGTCACCTCAATCCTGAAAATTTCGGAACAAAAGCAGCAGCGATATATAAACTCACTGTTCCAGCTAAAGGTAGTGTAGAAGTAAAATTTCGCATGATGCATCAAAGTGCAGAAGGTGCTATTCAACTTTGTGAGGAAATTCTTCAAGAAAGAAGAAAAGATGCAGATGAATTTTACCAGGAAATTCAAAAAACCATTGACGATGAAGACATGAGGAGAATTCAGCGTCAAGCTTTTGGAGGCATGATGTGGGGAAAGCAGTTTTATTACTACAATGTAGAAAGGTGGCTTAATGGAGATGCTGGCAGGTATATTCCACCTGCAGAAAGAAAAAAAGGAAGGAATCATCAATGGAGGCATCTTCAGAATTATGATATTATCTCCATGCCCGACAAGTGGGAGTATCCTTGGTATGCAGCTTGGGATTTGGCTTTTCATTGCATTCCGATAGCTAGAATTGATCCTGATTTTGCAAAAGATCAACTTATACTTCTTCTCAACGAGTGGTATATGCACCCTAATGGTCAAATGCCAGCATATGAATGGAATTTCAGTGATGTAAATCCTCCAGTCCACGCTTATGCGGTAGAAAGAGTATATCAAATAGACAAGAAAATGAATGGTGGAGTTGGAGATCAGGAGTTTTTAGAGAGAGCACTTCACAAACTCATGCTGAACTTCACTTGGTGGGTAAATAGAAAAGACAATGATGGTAAAAACATCTTCGAAGGTGGGTTTTTGGGCTTGGATAACATCTCTTTGATCGATAGAAGTCATGCTGCTCTTTATAAAGGGAAGCTAGAACAAGCCGATGCCACCTCTTGGATGGCCATGTTTTCGCTAAACATGCTTAGAATCTCCCTTGACCTCTGTGAATACAACAAAACCTATCAATATACAGCAACCAAATTCCTTGAGCATTTTCTTTACATTGCAGGTGCGATGAACAATATTTCAGGAGAAAATATTAGTCTTTGGGATGATGAGGATAATTTCTTTTTTGATATTTTCCATATGCCTGGAAAAGAGCCTAAAGTAATGAAGGTAAAATCAATAGTTGGGATTATCCCGTTTTTTGCAGTTGAACCGATCCGAGAAGAAATGTTTGAAAATCTTCCTGAGTTCAAAAAGCGAATGGAGTTTTTCTTAAAAGAAAAACCAAAATTAGCTTCACTAGTAACTAGTTGGACACAACCTGGGCAAGATAAACGAAGGCTATTTGCCTTATTAAGAGGCCATAGAATGAAGAGCATTCTAGAAAAAATGCTAGACTCTGACGAGTTCCTCAGTGAATTTGGTATAAGATCGCTTTCCAAATTCCATGAAAAAAATCCTTACTCCATGAGAATAAATGGCGATGTATCTACCATTTCTTATATTCCAGGAGAATCTGACTCTTTGATGTTTGGAGGAAATTCCAATTGGAGAGGACCAATTTGGTTTCCAATCAACTACCTGATTATAGAATCTCTAAAAAGATATGATTTCTACTATGGTGGAGAATTTTCTATCGAATACCCTACAGGTTCAGGAAATTTCTTAACGATGGATTTGATTGCCAAGGAACTTTCTTATCGCTGCATGAAAATCTTTATGAAAGATGAAAATGGACACCGACCTTTCAATGGAGACAATAAGAAAATTCAGGAAGATCCACATTTCAAAGATCATATTCTGTTTTATGAATACTTCCATGGAGACAATGGCAGAGGATTAGGCGCTTCCCATCAGACTGGATGGACTGGTCTTGTGGCAGAAATGATCTATAAATTCCATAAAATAGAAGAAAAGGAAAGTCATGCTACTCCCCTATTTAGAATCTAA
- a CDS encoding ribonuclease HII, which produces MLLPYLESNRLEAGCDEVGRGCLCGPVVAAAVILPTDYAHELINDSKKLSKSNRESLVIEIKTNAIAWAVAEASVEEIDEINILNASFLAMNRAVEALSVTPEHLLIDGNRFKTKNSTPHSCIIKGDGKYASIAAASILAKVYRDDLMCAYSEKYPGYAWERNAGYPTLAHREGIRKLGLTPIHRKSFKHLPEQIKLNF; this is translated from the coding sequence ATGCTACTCCCCTATTTAGAATCTAATAGACTTGAAGCGGGTTGTGATGAAGTAGGTCGAGGTTGCCTTTGTGGACCCGTGGTTGCTGCAGCGGTGATCTTACCTACTGACTATGCACATGAGCTGATCAACGACTCCAAGAAACTAAGTAAATCAAATAGAGAGTCTTTAGTAATCGAAATAAAAACAAATGCTATTGCTTGGGCCGTGGCAGAAGCGAGCGTTGAAGAAATTGACGAGATCAATATCCTCAACGCTTCCTTTTTGGCTATGAATCGCGCAGTTGAGGCTTTGAGTGTCACACCTGAACATCTTTTGATAGATGGGAATCGCTTCAAAACAAAAAATAGTACCCCACATAGCTGCATCATCAAAGGAGATGGGAAATACGCCAGCATCGCAGCAGCATCTATCTTGGCAAAAGTGTATAGAGATGATCTGATGTGTGCATATTCAGAAAAATATCCTGGTTATGCTTGGGAAAGAAATGCAGGTTACCCTACCCTAGCTCACCGAGAGGGAATCAGAAAATTAGGGCTGACGCCAATTCATAGAAAGTCTTTTAAGCACCTTCCAGAACAAATAAAATTGAATTTTTAA